In Lachnospiraceae bacterium, the DNA window ACCTATGTTTGTAAAGGTGGTTCCTGTTGAAAGCGCAGAAGATATGTTTCAGGCAGTGACGGGTGCAGCACCTGAACAGGACATTATCATCAAGGCGGCAGCAGTAGCAGATTACCGTCCGGCAGTTGTGGGCCAGGACAAGATCAAGAAGACAGATGGCGATATGTCTATTTCCTTAGAGCGTACCAGGGATATCCTTGGCTGGCTGGGACAGCACAGAATCCCCGGACAGTTTTTATGCGGCTTTTCCATGGAAACAAGGGATATGCTGGAAAACTCCAGAGCCAAGCTTGCCCGTAAAAACCTGGATATGATCGTTGCCAATAATTTAAAGGTGGAAGGCGCCGGTTTCGGAACGGATACAAATGTAGTGACTATTATCACAAAGGACAGTGAAAAAGAACTGCCAAAGATGAGCAAGGAGCAGGTAGCAGACGAATTGCTGACACAGATTCTTGACTTTACTTCATAATCATAATACAATGATAATTTAGGTGTACCTTTATGACAAATCATACCTATTTTTATTGAAGCAGAAAAATCAATTAGTGAATCAGATGTCCTTTCGGAGTTTTCCATGCACCTGCTTTTGTGGACAAAAATCTTTTCACAAAATCAGACACAGAAAGATCCTGAGGGAACATTTAGTAAGAACGGAGGAAAGACCATTGTCACAGACAAATGATCAGATAACAGAACAGATAAAGAACCGCAGGACCTTTGCCATTATTTCCCACCCTGATGCAGGTAAAACAACTTTAACAGAGAAGTTCCTTCTCTACGGAGGTGCCATTAATCTGGCAGGTACTGTAAAGGGAAGAAAGGCTGCAAAGCATGCGGTTTCAGACTGGATGGAGATTGAGAAGGAGAGAGGTATTTCAGTTACCTCTTCCGCCATGCAGTTTAATTATGAAGGCTTTTGTATTAACATTCTGGACACACCAGGACATCAGGATTTCTCAGAGGATACCTATCGTACCCTGATGGCGGCAGACTCCGCTGTTATGGTCATTGACGGATCCAAGGGCGTCGAGGCGCAGACAATTAAGCTGTTTAAGGTTTGCGTTATGCGCCATATCCCGATTTTTACATTTATCAACAAATTTGACCGTGAAGCAAGAGATCCATATGAGCTGTTAGATGAGATCGAAGAGGTTTTAGGGATCCGTACCTGTCCGGTAAACTGGCCTATCGGCTGCGGAAAGAATTTTAAGGGCGTATATGACCGCTTTACAAAGAAGGTAACTACATTTACCGCTGCGCAGGGCGGTGCAAAAGAGGTTGCCACCCAGGAATTTGACGCAGAGACAGATGATGTGGAAAGCATTATCGGTTTCCAGTACCACAAGCAGTTATTAGATGATATTGAATTATTAGACGGTGCCAGTGATGAACTGGATATGGACCGGGTACAAAAGGGAAATCTTTCTCCTGTATTTTTTGGTTCCGCGTTGACAAACTTCGGTGTTGAAACATTTTTGGAGCATTTCCTGAAAATGACTACATCACCTCTTCCAAGAAGAACGCTTACTGGCGTAGTAGATCCATTTAATAAGGATTTCTCTGCATTTGTATTTAAGATCCAGGCAAATATGAATAAGGCTCACAGAGACAGAATCGCGTTTATGCGTATTGTTTCCGGCAAGTTTGAGGCTGGCATGGAAGTAAATCATGTGCAGGGCGGCAAAAAGATCCGTCTCACCCAGCCACAGCAGCTGATGGCCCAGGATCGTAAGATCGTAGAGGAAGCATATGCAGGTGATATTATCGGTGTATTTGATCCGGGTATCTTCTCGATTGGTGATACTCTTTGTTCTTCTAATGAAAAATTTGAATTTGAGGGTATCCCTACTTTCGCACCAGAGCATTTTGCAAGAGTGCGCCAGGTAGATACCATGAAACGTAAGCAGTTTATTAAAGGCGTGAATCAGATCGCCCAGGAAGGTGCTATCCAGATCTTTCAGGAGTTCAATACCGGTATGGAAGAGATCATCGTAGGCGTAGTAGGCGTACTTCAGTTTGAAGTGCTTACTTATCGTTTACAGAATGAGTACAATGTAGAAGTTATCTTAGAGAAGCTTCCATATGAACATATCCGCTGGGTAGAAAATCCACAGGAAGTAGATGTGGCACGTATCCAGGGAACATCGGATATGAAGCGCATTAAGGACTTAAAGGATAATCCGCTTCTTCTGTTTATCAACAGCTGGAGCGTTGGCATGGTACTTGAAAGAAATCCAGGTCTTAAATTAAGCGAGTTTGGTAATAACTAAACATAAATTTGAAGGCTTTAAAAGGACATTGATTAAGGAGGTTTTACAAAATGAGCAAGATCGATGTAGTAAGAGCAGCTATGGTACAGGCTATGAAGGCAAAGGATAAGGCAAGAAAGGATTCCCTTTCCATGTTATTATCCGCTTTAAAGAACGCAGAGATTGACAAGAGAGAGCCCCTTACAGAGGCAGAAGAGGATGCAATCGTTAAAAAAGAGATCCGTCAGACACAGGAGACTTATGATATGGCTCCAGCTGACAGAGATGATATCCGTGAAGAGGCAGGGGCACGTCTGGCTGTTTACAAGGAATTTGCTCCGGAAGACATGTCTGTAGACCAGATCAGGGAAGTGATCGATGGTGTATTAAAAGAGCTGGGAATCGAAAATCCTGCACCAAAGGATAAAGGCGCTATTATGAAGGTGCTGATGCCAAAGGTAAAGGGAAAAGCAGATGGTAAGGTTGTAAACGAAACTCTTGGTGCTATGCTGAAGTAATAGCAGAGTAAATAAAAAATAGTCTGGCCATGCAGATGTCATGGCTGGATTGCAAAAAAGAACAGGAGAAAGTCATGTACAGAAAAGAAATCGAAGAATATATTGATTCCCACAAGGACCAGATGATCGAAGATATTTGCACTCTCTGCCGGATCAATAGTGAAAAAATGCCTTACACAGAGGGAAAACCATTTGGCGAAGGCCCATTTGAGGTATTACAGACAGCTCTTACCATGATGGAAAATTATGGTTTTTCTGTCCGCAATTATGACAACTATGTAGGAACAGCAGATCTAAATGACAAGGAAGCACAGCTTGATATCCTGGCCCACCTGGATGTAGTGCCTGCAGGGGAAGGCTGGACTGTGACTGAGCCTTTTGAGCCAGTTATTAAAGACGGAAAGCTTTATGGCCGCGGCACTGCAGATGACAAAGGACCGGCTGTTGCAGCTCTTTATGCAATGCGCGCTGTAAAAGAACTGGGACTTCCGGTAAAGAAAAATGTCCGCCTGATCTTAGGCACAGATGAAGAATGCGGCAGTTCTGATATCGCTGTTTATTACAAGCAGGAAAAAGAAGCTCCTATGACATTTTCACCAGATGCAGAATTCCCTGTGATCAACGTGGAAAAGGGACGTCTTCCAGGTCATTTTGCAGCTTCTTTTGAGAAGTCTGATGCTATGCCAAAGCTGGTTAAGATCGATGCAGGTCTTAAGAGCAATGTAGTTCCTGGAAAAGCAAAAGCAGTAGTAGCCGGTGTAGATGATACTGCGTTAAATGAAACTGCAGCAGCTGTTACAAAAGAAACAGAGGTTACATTTACCCTTGAAGGCTGTGAAGAAGGCATTCTGATCACAGCAGAAGGAGAAGGCGCCCATGCATCTACTCCGGAAGAAGGAAAGAATGCGTTAACTGCACTGCTGATGCTGATCACAAAGCTCCCATTAGCTTCCTGTCCACAGATGGATGCGGTTAAGGGACTTGTAAAGCTGTTCCCTCATGGAGATACCCGTGGAAATGCAGTTGGCATTGCCATGAGTGATGAGGTTTCTGGAGAACTGACACTGGCCTTTGATATGCTCCAGGTAGATGCAGAGCACTTAGACGGTGTATTTGACTGCCGTGCACCGATCTGTGCAAATGAAGAAAATGCATTAAAGGTAGCAAAGGCACGTATGGCAGAGGAAGGCATCGAACTGTTGGCTGAGCATATGAGAGCACCTCATTATGTAGATGGTGATTCTCATTTTGTGCGTACTTTATTAAAGGCTTATGAAGAGTATACAGGTCTTAAGGGAAGCTGCCAGTACACAGGCGGCGGTACTTATGTACACAGTCTGAAAAATGGTGTTGCCTTTGGATGCTCCATGCCCGGAACTGACAACCGCATGCATGGTGCAGACGAATTTGCAGTAGTAAAGGAACTGGTTGACAGTGCAAAGATCTTTGCACAGGTCATCGTGGATCTGTGCTGCTAATAGGCCCATCCTGTTTAGACAGACTGTAAAGATGTTTGATCAAGAACTTTGCCCTGCACGTAAGTGCAGGACAGAGTTCTTTTTTTATACTTTTACCAATATATTTACCAATAAGAGGAAAAAAGGGGCCGATACCCATAAGGATCTATGATCTAAAGCAAAAGGAAGTTATTAACATAAAAGACTGCGCCCGTTTAGGCTATGTAGGTGACGTAGAGTTTGATGAAAAAACCGGCTGTATCACAGACTTGGTAGTGCCGGGACCTGGGTGTATCTGCGGATTTTTAGGAAGAGAAAAGGAATATGTGATCCCCTTTTGCGATGTATGCCAGATCGGAAGTGATATTATCCTGGTAAGCTTTAAAGAGAAGGATAAAGAAAAGCCAGATAAGAAGTGTTAAGATACAAAGCCAAACAGAGATAAAACATTAACAAAGATAAAATATTAACAGAGATAAAGCAGTAACAGTTCCATAAATGAGGAGTGGCCGGCAGGTTT includes these proteins:
- a CDS encoding peptide chain release factor 3, translating into MSQTNDQITEQIKNRRTFAIISHPDAGKTTLTEKFLLYGGAINLAGTVKGRKAAKHAVSDWMEIEKERGISVTSSAMQFNYEGFCINILDTPGHQDFSEDTYRTLMAADSAVMVIDGSKGVEAQTIKLFKVCVMRHIPIFTFINKFDREARDPYELLDEIEEVLGIRTCPVNWPIGCGKNFKGVYDRFTKKVTTFTAAQGGAKEVATQEFDAETDDVESIIGFQYHKQLLDDIELLDGASDELDMDRVQKGNLSPVFFGSALTNFGVETFLEHFLKMTTSPLPRRTLTGVVDPFNKDFSAFVFKIQANMNKAHRDRIAFMRIVSGKFEAGMEVNHVQGGKKIRLTQPQQLMAQDRKIVEEAYAGDIIGVFDPGIFSIGDTLCSSNEKFEFEGIPTFAPEHFARVRQVDTMKRKQFIKGVNQIAQEGAIQIFQEFNTGMEEIIVGVVGVLQFEVLTYRLQNEYNVEVILEKLPYEHIRWVENPQEVDVARIQGTSDMKRIKDLKDNPLLLFINSWSVGMVLERNPGLKLSEFGNN
- a CDS encoding GatB/YqeY domain-containing protein, translated to MSKIDVVRAAMVQAMKAKDKARKDSLSMLLSALKNAEIDKREPLTEAEEDAIVKKEIRQTQETYDMAPADRDDIREEAGARLAVYKEFAPEDMSVDQIREVIDGVLKELGIENPAPKDKGAIMKVLMPKVKGKADGKVVNETLGAMLK
- the pepV gene encoding dipeptidase PepV, translated to MYRKEIEEYIDSHKDQMIEDICTLCRINSEKMPYTEGKPFGEGPFEVLQTALTMMENYGFSVRNYDNYVGTADLNDKEAQLDILAHLDVVPAGEGWTVTEPFEPVIKDGKLYGRGTADDKGPAVAALYAMRAVKELGLPVKKNVRLILGTDEECGSSDIAVYYKQEKEAPMTFSPDAEFPVINVEKGRLPGHFAASFEKSDAMPKLVKIDAGLKSNVVPGKAKAVVAGVDDTALNETAAAVTKETEVTFTLEGCEEGILITAEGEGAHASTPEEGKNALTALLMLITKLPLASCPQMDAVKGLVKLFPHGDTRGNAVGIAMSDEVSGELTLAFDMLQVDAEHLDGVFDCRAPICANEENALKVAKARMAEEGIELLAEHMRAPHYVDGDSHFVRTLLKAYEEYTGLKGSCQYTGGGTYVHSLKNGVAFGCSMPGTDNRMHGADEFAVVKELVDSAKIFAQVIVDLCC
- a CDS encoding YlmC/YmxH family sporulation protein, with product MRIYDLKQKEVINIKDCARLGYVGDVEFDEKTGCITDLVVPGPGCICGFLGREKEYVIPFCDVCQIGSDIILVSFKEKDKEKPDKKC